One Odontesthes bonariensis isolate fOdoBon6 chromosome 17, fOdoBon6.hap1, whole genome shotgun sequence genomic window carries:
- the uggt1 gene encoding UDP-glucose:glycoprotein glucosyltransferase 1 isoform X2, whose amino-acid sequence METGSYGAGFGVGLRMWLLSVLLLSLLSAVFGDADSKAVTTTLTTKWTDTPLLLEASEFLAEESQDKFWDFVEANQNIEGEHDDTDQAYYELILKKASALLSSIQLNMLKFALSLRVYSATVHSFQQIASTEPPPSGCSAFISIHGEKTCDLGSLATLLKTAPERPKPYLFKGDHRYPGSNPDVPVVILYAELGKPDFQRFHQVISSKVNEGSATYVLRHYVAKSSGKKVYLSGYGVELAIKNQEYKAKDDTQVQGEEVNATVIGENDPVDEVQGFLFGKLKTLYPELKEQLKELRKHLVESTNEMAPLKVWQMQDLSFQTAARILAAPAVDALNVMKDLSQNFPTKARSITKTVVNSEIRKEIGENQKFFKGTLGLQPGDSALFLNGLHIDLDTQDIFSVFEVLRSEARVMEGLRSLLIETPYIHDILKLNVQPSDSDYAVDIRHPAICWINNLETDHRYSSWPYNVQELLRPTFPGVIRQIRKNFHNLVIILDPTQENTAELLSVAEMFYANNIPLRIGLVFIVSDEDDIDGMQDAGVALVRAYNYISDEVDSQSAFEAVISMFNRLPVGGRLSVGDVVKVLEKKFPYVEVSSVLGADSTYDSNRKEGRAYYEQTGVGPLPVVMYNGVPYRREQLDPDELETVTMQKILETTSFYQRAVYLGELATDHDVVDFIMNQPNVVPRINPRVLSTSRTYLDLSDTNNHFIDDYARFSTLDTKERSTAVANSMNYMTKKGMTTTNRHDGYIRPVTFWVVGDFDKASGRQLLYDAIRHMKTSNNVRLGMINNPSSDPSAETSRVTRAIWAAIQTQSANNAKNFITKMAKDETAAAIERGVDIGEFAVGGMDLLLFRSAYESSKYDFLLSHAAYCRDVLKLKKGQRAVISNGRIIGPLEDEEVFNQDDFLLLENIILKTSGERIKSKVQQLEIEEDRASDLVMKVDALLSSQPKGEARIEYGFADDRHSAVKIRPKEGNVYFDVIAVVDPVTRDAQKLAPLLLVLKQLVNVNLRVFMNCQSKLSEIPLKSFYRYVLEPEVVFQADNSFSPGPMAKFLDMPQSPLFTLNLNTPESWMVESVRTRYDLDNIYLEEVENIVAAEYELEHLLLEGHCFDVSSGQPPRGLQFTLGTESEPVIMDTIVMANLGYFQLKANPGAWKLKLRKGRSDEIYKIYSHEGTDSPADSDDIIVVLNSFKSRIIKVKVQKKPDKFNEELLSDGTEETDTGFWNSLTRGFTGGGKAEEPKQEKDDVINIFSVASGHLYERFLRIMMLSVLKNTKTPVKFWFLKNYLSPTFKEFIPHMAKEYGFQYELVQYKWPRWLHQQTEKQRIIWGYKILFLDVLFPLAVDKILFVDADQIVRTDLKELRDFDLEGAPYGYTPFCESRREMDGYRFWKSGYWASHLAGRKYHISALYVVDLKKFRKIAAGDRLRGQYQGLSQDPNSLSNLDQDLPNNMIHQVPIKSLPQEWLWCETWCDNSSKKSAKTIDLCNNPMTKEPKLQAAVRIVAEWTDYDQELKRMQTRVQEGLNHTTRQQSTDGHTEL is encoded by the exons ATGGAGACAGGAAGCTACGGAGCCGGCTTCG GTGTAGGTTTGAGGATGTGGCTCCTGAGTGTGCTGCTGCTCtctctgctgtctgctgtgtttGGGGATGCTGACTCAAAGGCTGTCACCACCACTCTCACAACCAAATGGACAGATACTCCTCTGCTGCTGGAGGCCAG TGAGTTCCTTGCTGAGGAGAGCCAAGACAAGTTCTGGGACTTTGTGGAGGCCAATCAAAACATAGAAGGAGAGCATGATG ACACAGATCAAGCTTATTATGAGCTGATTTTGAAGAAAGCCAGTGCTTTGCTCAGCTCCATCCAGTTGAACATGCTGAAGTTTGCCCTTTCACTGAGAGTCTACTCTGCCACAGTACACTCCTttcagcag ATCGCGTCCACTGAGCCTCCTCCCTCCGGCTGCTCAGCTTTTATTAGCATCCACGGAGAGAAGACATGTGATTTGGGAAGCCTGGCAACGCTGCTGAAAACTGCGCCAGAAAG GCCGAAGCCATACCTTTTCAAAGGTGATCATAGATACCCGGGATCAAATCCAGATGTGCCTGTTGTCATCCTCTATGCTGAGCTTGGGAAGCCAGATTTCCAAAGGTTTCACCAAGTCATATCATCCAAAGTCAACGAAGGCTCGGCGACTTATGTTCTCCGTCACTACGTAGCC AAATCAAGCGGAAAGAAAGTATATCTGTCGGGGTATGGAGTGGAACTGGCCATCAAAAACCAGGAGTACAAGGCAAAGGATGACACACAAGTCcaag GGGAGGAGGTGAATGCTACAGTGATTGGAGAGAATGATCCGGTGGATGAGGTCCAAGGATTCCTTTTTGGCAAACTCAA GACCCTCTACCCAGAACTGAAGGAACAATTAAAGGAGTTGAGGAAGCATTTAGTAGAAAGTACCAATGAAATGGCGCCTCTAAAAGTCTGGCAGATGCAAG ATCTGAGTTTCCAGACAGCAGCTCGCATTCTTGCTGCTCCCGCTGTTGATGCCCTCAATGTAATGAAGGACCTCAGTCAGAACTTCCCCACTAAAGCCAG GTCCATCACGAAAACAGTGGTCAACTCTGAGATCCGCAAAGAAATTGGCGAGAACCAAAAG TTCTTCAAAGGAACTCTAGGGTTGCAGCCAGGGGATTCAGCCCTGTTCCTCAATGGGCTGCATATAGATCTGGACACACAAGACATCTTCAG TGTGTTTGAGGTACTGCGCAGTGAGGCGAGAGTAATGGAGGGTCTGCGCTCGCTACTTATCGAGACGCCCTACATTCACGACATCCTGAAGCTGAACGTCCAGCCCTCTGACTCCGATTATGCTGTCGACATCCGCCACCCTGCCATCTGT TGGATTAACAACTTGGAGACGGACCACAGGTACAGCTCGTGGCCCTACAACGTGCAGGAGCTGCTCAGGCCGACTTTTCCTGGAGTCATCAGGCAGATCCGCAAGAACTTTCACAATCTG GTGATCATACTGGACCCAACCCAGGAGAACACCGCTGAACTGCTGAGTGTGGCTGAGATGTTTTACGCCAACAATATCCCCCTCAG GATCGGGCTGGTGTTCATCGTGTCGGATGAAGACGACATTGACGGCATGCAGGATGCAGGCGTGGCGCTTGTCCGAGCCTATAACTACATCAGTGACGAGGTGGACAGTCAGAGTGCATTTGAAGCTGTCATTTCA ATGTTCAACCGGTTGCCAGTTGGTGGACGGCTGAGCGTCGGAGATGTAGTTAAAGTTCTTGAGAAGAAGTTTCCCTACGTGGAGGTCAGCAGTGTTCTTGGAGCCGACTCCACCTACGACAGCAACAGGAAG GAGGGGCGGGCATACTATGAGCAGACAGGAGTGGGCCCGCTGCCTGTGGTCATGTACAATGGCGTACCTTACCGGCGCGAACAGCTGGACCCAGACGAACTGGAGACTGTCACCATGCAAAAAATCCTGGAGACCACCTCCTTCTACCAGAGAGCTGTCTATCTG GGGGAGCTGGCTACAGATCACGACGTGGTGGACTTCATCATGAATCAGCCAAATGTTGTTCCCCGCATCAACCCCCGGGTGCTGTCCACCAGCAGAACCTACCTCGATTTGTCTGACACCA ACAACCACTTTATAGATGATTATGCTCGCTTCTCGACCCTGGACACAAAGGAGAGGAGCACTGCTGTGGCTAACAGCATGAACTACATGACTAAGAAAG GGATGACCACCACCAACAGGCATG ATGGATACATCCGTCCCGTGACCTTCTGGGTGGTCGGCGACTTTGACAAAGCCTCAGGACGCCAACTTCTTTATGATGCCATCAGACACATG AAAACCAGCAACAATGTCCGACTGGGGATGATCAACAACCCCTCATCCGACCCGTCGGCCGAAACGAGCCGCGTGACCAGAGCAATCTGGGCCGCCATCCAGACGCAATCCGCCAACAACGCCAAGAACTTCATCACCAAGATGGCGAAGGACGAGACTGCCGCGGCCATCGAGAGGGGCGTCGACATCGGAGAGTTTGCTGTCGGG GGGatggatttgttgttgttccgAAGTGCGTATGAGAGTTCCAAATATGACTTCCTGCTCTCCCACGCCGCATACTGCCGAGACGTGCTCAAACTGAAGAAAGGCCAGAGAGCAGTTATCAGCAATGGAAGA ATCATAGGTCCACTGGAGGACGAAGAGGTGTTTAACCAGGATGACTTCCTTCTTCTGGAGAACATCATCCTTAAAACATCTGGAGAGCGCATCAAAAGCAAAGTGCAGCAGTTGGAAATCGAGGAAGACAG GGCCAGCGACCTCGTGATGAAGGTGGACGCTCTGCTCTCCTCTCAGCCCAAAGGAGAAGCGCGGATAGAGTACGGCTTTGCAGATGACCGCCACAG TGCTGTGAAAATCCGGCCTAAAGAGGGAAATGTGTACTTTGATGTCATTGCTGTGGTGGATCCGGTAACGAGGGACGCTCAGAAGCTGGCTCCACTTCTTCTG GTTCTAAAGCAGCTGGTAAACGTCAACTTACGAGTCTTCATGAACTGCCAGTCCAAGCTGTCGGAAATTCCTCTGAAGAG TTTTTACCGTTACGTTTTGGAGCCGGAGGTGGTATTTCAGGCGGATAATAGTTTCTCCCCCGGCCCGATGGCCAAGTTCCTGGACATGCCTCAGTCTCCACTCTTCACCCTGAACCTCAACACCCCTGAGAGCTGGATGGTGGAGTCGGTGCGCACCCGCTATGACCTGGACAACATCTACCTGGAGGAG GTGGAGAACATCGTAGCAGCGGAGTACGAGTTGGAGCATCTTTTGTTGGAGGGCCATTGTTTTGATGTCAGTTCAGGTCAGCCTCCGCGAGGCCTCCAGTTCACTTTAGGAACTGAATCTGAGCCGGTCATTATGGACACTATCGTCATGGCAAACTTG GGTTACTTTCAGCTCAAAGCCAACCCGGGCGCCTGGAAGCTGAAGCTGAGGAAAGGACGCTCAGATGAAATCTACAAGATTTACAG TCACGAAGGCACGGACTCCCCCGCAGACTCGGATGACATCATTGTCGTGCTCAACAGCTTCAAGAGCAGAATCATTAAAGTCAAG GTCCAGAAGAAGCCCGACAAGTTCAACGAGGAGCTGCTGAGCGACGGGACCGAGGAGACTGACACTGGCTTCTGGAATTCTCTAACACG AGGTTTCACAGGCGGAGGGAAGGCGGAGGAGCCAAAGCAGGAGAAAGACGACGTGATCAACATCTTCTCGGTGGCCTCGGGCCATCTGTATGAGAGATTCCTCAG GATTATGATGCTGTCAGTTCTGAAGAACACCAAAACTCCTGTCAAGTTCTGGTTCCTGAAGAACTACCTGTCCCCGACTTTCAAG GAGTTCATCCCTCACATGGCGAAGGAATACGGTTTCCAGTATGAGCTGGTCCAGTACAAATGGCCCCGATGGCTACACCAACAGACCGAGAAGCAGAGGATCATTTGGGGCTACAAGATCCTCTTCCTCGACGTTCTGTTTCCTCTCGCTGTCGATAAAATTCTGTTTGTGGACGCCGACCAG ATTGTGCGCACAGACCTGAAGGAGCTGCGTGACTTCGACCTGGAGGGAGCTCCATACGGGTACACTCCGTTCTGCGAGAGCCGCAGGGAGATGGACGGCTATCGCTTCTGGAAGTCAGGGTACTGGGCGAGCCACCTCGCCGGACGCAAATACCACATCAG CGCCCTGTATGTGGTAGACCTGAAGAAGTTCAGGAAGATAGCCGCAGGAGACCGTCTCAGAGGACAGTACCAGGGGCTCAGCCAAGACCCCAACAGCCTGTCCAACCTCgaccag gaTCTTCCCAACAACATGATCCACCAGGTGCCCATCAAGTCTCTGCCTCAGGAGTGGCTGTGGTGCGAGACCTGGTGTGACAACAGCTCCAAGAAGAGCGCCAAGACTATAGATCTG
- the uggt1 gene encoding UDP-glucose:glycoprotein glucosyltransferase 1 isoform X1, giving the protein METGSYGAGFGVGLRMWLLSVLLLSLLSAVFGDADSKAVTTTLTTKWTDTPLLLEASEFLAEESQDKFWDFVEANQNIEGEHDDTDQAYYELILKKASALLSSIQLNMLKFALSLRVYSATVHSFQQIASTEPPPSGCSAFISIHGEKTCDLGSLATLLKTAPERPKPYLFKGDHRYPGSNPDVPVVILYAELGKPDFQRFHQVISSKVNEGSATYVLRHYVAKSSGKKVYLSGYGVELAIKNQEYKAKDDTQVQGEEVNATVIGENDPVDEVQGFLFGKLKTLYPELKEQLKELRKHLVESTNEMAPLKVWQMQDLSFQTAARILAAPAVDALNVMKDLSQNFPTKARSITKTVVNSEIRKEIGENQKFFKGTLGLQPGDSALFLNGLHIDLDTQDIFSVFEVLRSEARVMEGLRSLLIETPYIHDILKLNVQPSDSDYAVDIRHPAICWINNLETDHRYSSWPYNVQELLRPTFPGVIRQIRKNFHNLVIILDPTQENTAELLSVAEMFYANNIPLRIGLVFIVSDEDDIDGMQDAGVALVRAYNYISDEVDSQSAFEAVISMFNRLPVGGRLSVGDVVKVLEKKFPYVEVSSVLGADSTYDSNRKEGRAYYEQTGVGPLPVVMYNGVPYRREQLDPDELETVTMQKILETTSFYQRAVYLGELATDHDVVDFIMNQPNVVPRINPRVLSTSRTYLDLSDTNNHFIDDYARFSTLDTKERSTAVANSMNYMTKKGMTTTNRHEDGYIRPVTFWVVGDFDKASGRQLLYDAIRHMKTSNNVRLGMINNPSSDPSAETSRVTRAIWAAIQTQSANNAKNFITKMAKDETAAAIERGVDIGEFAVGGMDLLLFRSAYESSKYDFLLSHAAYCRDVLKLKKGQRAVISNGRIIGPLEDEEVFNQDDFLLLENIILKTSGERIKSKVQQLEIEEDRASDLVMKVDALLSSQPKGEARIEYGFADDRHSAVKIRPKEGNVYFDVIAVVDPVTRDAQKLAPLLLVLKQLVNVNLRVFMNCQSKLSEIPLKSFYRYVLEPEVVFQADNSFSPGPMAKFLDMPQSPLFTLNLNTPESWMVESVRTRYDLDNIYLEEVENIVAAEYELEHLLLEGHCFDVSSGQPPRGLQFTLGTESEPVIMDTIVMANLGYFQLKANPGAWKLKLRKGRSDEIYKIYSHEGTDSPADSDDIIVVLNSFKSRIIKVKVQKKPDKFNEELLSDGTEETDTGFWNSLTRGFTGGGKAEEPKQEKDDVINIFSVASGHLYERFLRIMMLSVLKNTKTPVKFWFLKNYLSPTFKEFIPHMAKEYGFQYELVQYKWPRWLHQQTEKQRIIWGYKILFLDVLFPLAVDKILFVDADQIVRTDLKELRDFDLEGAPYGYTPFCESRREMDGYRFWKSGYWASHLAGRKYHISALYVVDLKKFRKIAAGDRLRGQYQGLSQDPNSLSNLDQDLPNNMIHQVPIKSLPQEWLWCETWCDNSSKKSAKTIDLCNNPMTKEPKLQAAVRIVAEWTDYDQELKRMQTRVQEGLNHTTRQQSTDGHTEL; this is encoded by the exons ATGGAGACAGGAAGCTACGGAGCCGGCTTCG GTGTAGGTTTGAGGATGTGGCTCCTGAGTGTGCTGCTGCTCtctctgctgtctgctgtgtttGGGGATGCTGACTCAAAGGCTGTCACCACCACTCTCACAACCAAATGGACAGATACTCCTCTGCTGCTGGAGGCCAG TGAGTTCCTTGCTGAGGAGAGCCAAGACAAGTTCTGGGACTTTGTGGAGGCCAATCAAAACATAGAAGGAGAGCATGATG ACACAGATCAAGCTTATTATGAGCTGATTTTGAAGAAAGCCAGTGCTTTGCTCAGCTCCATCCAGTTGAACATGCTGAAGTTTGCCCTTTCACTGAGAGTCTACTCTGCCACAGTACACTCCTttcagcag ATCGCGTCCACTGAGCCTCCTCCCTCCGGCTGCTCAGCTTTTATTAGCATCCACGGAGAGAAGACATGTGATTTGGGAAGCCTGGCAACGCTGCTGAAAACTGCGCCAGAAAG GCCGAAGCCATACCTTTTCAAAGGTGATCATAGATACCCGGGATCAAATCCAGATGTGCCTGTTGTCATCCTCTATGCTGAGCTTGGGAAGCCAGATTTCCAAAGGTTTCACCAAGTCATATCATCCAAAGTCAACGAAGGCTCGGCGACTTATGTTCTCCGTCACTACGTAGCC AAATCAAGCGGAAAGAAAGTATATCTGTCGGGGTATGGAGTGGAACTGGCCATCAAAAACCAGGAGTACAAGGCAAAGGATGACACACAAGTCcaag GGGAGGAGGTGAATGCTACAGTGATTGGAGAGAATGATCCGGTGGATGAGGTCCAAGGATTCCTTTTTGGCAAACTCAA GACCCTCTACCCAGAACTGAAGGAACAATTAAAGGAGTTGAGGAAGCATTTAGTAGAAAGTACCAATGAAATGGCGCCTCTAAAAGTCTGGCAGATGCAAG ATCTGAGTTTCCAGACAGCAGCTCGCATTCTTGCTGCTCCCGCTGTTGATGCCCTCAATGTAATGAAGGACCTCAGTCAGAACTTCCCCACTAAAGCCAG GTCCATCACGAAAACAGTGGTCAACTCTGAGATCCGCAAAGAAATTGGCGAGAACCAAAAG TTCTTCAAAGGAACTCTAGGGTTGCAGCCAGGGGATTCAGCCCTGTTCCTCAATGGGCTGCATATAGATCTGGACACACAAGACATCTTCAG TGTGTTTGAGGTACTGCGCAGTGAGGCGAGAGTAATGGAGGGTCTGCGCTCGCTACTTATCGAGACGCCCTACATTCACGACATCCTGAAGCTGAACGTCCAGCCCTCTGACTCCGATTATGCTGTCGACATCCGCCACCCTGCCATCTGT TGGATTAACAACTTGGAGACGGACCACAGGTACAGCTCGTGGCCCTACAACGTGCAGGAGCTGCTCAGGCCGACTTTTCCTGGAGTCATCAGGCAGATCCGCAAGAACTTTCACAATCTG GTGATCATACTGGACCCAACCCAGGAGAACACCGCTGAACTGCTGAGTGTGGCTGAGATGTTTTACGCCAACAATATCCCCCTCAG GATCGGGCTGGTGTTCATCGTGTCGGATGAAGACGACATTGACGGCATGCAGGATGCAGGCGTGGCGCTTGTCCGAGCCTATAACTACATCAGTGACGAGGTGGACAGTCAGAGTGCATTTGAAGCTGTCATTTCA ATGTTCAACCGGTTGCCAGTTGGTGGACGGCTGAGCGTCGGAGATGTAGTTAAAGTTCTTGAGAAGAAGTTTCCCTACGTGGAGGTCAGCAGTGTTCTTGGAGCCGACTCCACCTACGACAGCAACAGGAAG GAGGGGCGGGCATACTATGAGCAGACAGGAGTGGGCCCGCTGCCTGTGGTCATGTACAATGGCGTACCTTACCGGCGCGAACAGCTGGACCCAGACGAACTGGAGACTGTCACCATGCAAAAAATCCTGGAGACCACCTCCTTCTACCAGAGAGCTGTCTATCTG GGGGAGCTGGCTACAGATCACGACGTGGTGGACTTCATCATGAATCAGCCAAATGTTGTTCCCCGCATCAACCCCCGGGTGCTGTCCACCAGCAGAACCTACCTCGATTTGTCTGACACCA ACAACCACTTTATAGATGATTATGCTCGCTTCTCGACCCTGGACACAAAGGAGAGGAGCACTGCTGTGGCTAACAGCATGAACTACATGACTAAGAAAG GGATGACCACCACCAACAGGCATG AAGATGGATACATCCGTCCCGTGACCTTCTGGGTGGTCGGCGACTTTGACAAAGCCTCAGGACGCCAACTTCTTTATGATGCCATCAGACACATG AAAACCAGCAACAATGTCCGACTGGGGATGATCAACAACCCCTCATCCGACCCGTCGGCCGAAACGAGCCGCGTGACCAGAGCAATCTGGGCCGCCATCCAGACGCAATCCGCCAACAACGCCAAGAACTTCATCACCAAGATGGCGAAGGACGAGACTGCCGCGGCCATCGAGAGGGGCGTCGACATCGGAGAGTTTGCTGTCGGG GGGatggatttgttgttgttccgAAGTGCGTATGAGAGTTCCAAATATGACTTCCTGCTCTCCCACGCCGCATACTGCCGAGACGTGCTCAAACTGAAGAAAGGCCAGAGAGCAGTTATCAGCAATGGAAGA ATCATAGGTCCACTGGAGGACGAAGAGGTGTTTAACCAGGATGACTTCCTTCTTCTGGAGAACATCATCCTTAAAACATCTGGAGAGCGCATCAAAAGCAAAGTGCAGCAGTTGGAAATCGAGGAAGACAG GGCCAGCGACCTCGTGATGAAGGTGGACGCTCTGCTCTCCTCTCAGCCCAAAGGAGAAGCGCGGATAGAGTACGGCTTTGCAGATGACCGCCACAG TGCTGTGAAAATCCGGCCTAAAGAGGGAAATGTGTACTTTGATGTCATTGCTGTGGTGGATCCGGTAACGAGGGACGCTCAGAAGCTGGCTCCACTTCTTCTG GTTCTAAAGCAGCTGGTAAACGTCAACTTACGAGTCTTCATGAACTGCCAGTCCAAGCTGTCGGAAATTCCTCTGAAGAG TTTTTACCGTTACGTTTTGGAGCCGGAGGTGGTATTTCAGGCGGATAATAGTTTCTCCCCCGGCCCGATGGCCAAGTTCCTGGACATGCCTCAGTCTCCACTCTTCACCCTGAACCTCAACACCCCTGAGAGCTGGATGGTGGAGTCGGTGCGCACCCGCTATGACCTGGACAACATCTACCTGGAGGAG GTGGAGAACATCGTAGCAGCGGAGTACGAGTTGGAGCATCTTTTGTTGGAGGGCCATTGTTTTGATGTCAGTTCAGGTCAGCCTCCGCGAGGCCTCCAGTTCACTTTAGGAACTGAATCTGAGCCGGTCATTATGGACACTATCGTCATGGCAAACTTG GGTTACTTTCAGCTCAAAGCCAACCCGGGCGCCTGGAAGCTGAAGCTGAGGAAAGGACGCTCAGATGAAATCTACAAGATTTACAG TCACGAAGGCACGGACTCCCCCGCAGACTCGGATGACATCATTGTCGTGCTCAACAGCTTCAAGAGCAGAATCATTAAAGTCAAG GTCCAGAAGAAGCCCGACAAGTTCAACGAGGAGCTGCTGAGCGACGGGACCGAGGAGACTGACACTGGCTTCTGGAATTCTCTAACACG AGGTTTCACAGGCGGAGGGAAGGCGGAGGAGCCAAAGCAGGAGAAAGACGACGTGATCAACATCTTCTCGGTGGCCTCGGGCCATCTGTATGAGAGATTCCTCAG GATTATGATGCTGTCAGTTCTGAAGAACACCAAAACTCCTGTCAAGTTCTGGTTCCTGAAGAACTACCTGTCCCCGACTTTCAAG GAGTTCATCCCTCACATGGCGAAGGAATACGGTTTCCAGTATGAGCTGGTCCAGTACAAATGGCCCCGATGGCTACACCAACAGACCGAGAAGCAGAGGATCATTTGGGGCTACAAGATCCTCTTCCTCGACGTTCTGTTTCCTCTCGCTGTCGATAAAATTCTGTTTGTGGACGCCGACCAG ATTGTGCGCACAGACCTGAAGGAGCTGCGTGACTTCGACCTGGAGGGAGCTCCATACGGGTACACTCCGTTCTGCGAGAGCCGCAGGGAGATGGACGGCTATCGCTTCTGGAAGTCAGGGTACTGGGCGAGCCACCTCGCCGGACGCAAATACCACATCAG CGCCCTGTATGTGGTAGACCTGAAGAAGTTCAGGAAGATAGCCGCAGGAGACCGTCTCAGAGGACAGTACCAGGGGCTCAGCCAAGACCCCAACAGCCTGTCCAACCTCgaccag gaTCTTCCCAACAACATGATCCACCAGGTGCCCATCAAGTCTCTGCCTCAGGAGTGGCTGTGGTGCGAGACCTGGTGTGACAACAGCTCCAAGAAGAGCGCCAAGACTATAGATCTG